A portion of the Fulvia fulva chromosome 1, complete sequence genome contains these proteins:
- a CDS encoding Monothiol glutaredoxin-7, whose product MTLGDIRTTPIQFIDVSVAPLVLLQPHSLHHLRPFRISSDKPPLPFLHLTSLRQPATMPSGRQFKVIGLVTLLVVLALYYVTNGEQLTHESEFYKKTVKAMEHKKTAAEKQATYVKEKETQERIERLQKEHDAATATLATSESTEAAAPVPRPQKQKPIVGDAPTSGEKSVAGRKKMQDGKIVDKKPATDNDDGVAKVGNVASKTSSASKGDSEETESEEDHEVETELNDILKKGPIIVFSKSYCPFSKKAKHILLDLYTISPKPYIVELDQHKLGSGLQDALLKSTGRRTVPNVLINGKSIGGGDDVQALHDNDKVIDTIKAMGGKRIVSVEKNQDAESGGHRETRAEVKFKA is encoded by the exons ATGACCTTGGGCGACATCAGAACCACGCCGATCCAGTTTATTGACGTGTCTGTAGCACCACTTGTCTTGCTACAGCCACATTCTCTTCACCACCTCCGGCCCTTCAGGATATCGAGCGACAAACCACCCTTACCATTCCTTCACCTGACTTCACTTCGACAGCCTGCGACAATGCCTTCCGGACGGCAGTTCAAGGTCATTGGCCTTGTGACGCTACTAGTGGTTCTGGCTCTGTACTACGTAACCAATGGCGAACAATTAACCCACGAATCGGAGTTCTACAAGAAGACCGTCAAAGCCATGGAACACAAAAAGACCGCAGCCGAGAAGCAAGCAACATACGTCAAGGAGAAAGAGACACAGGAACGAATTGAGCGATTGCAGAAGGAACACGATGCTGCGACGGCGACGCTTGCGACTAGCGAATCGACCGAAGCTGCGGCGCCGGTGCCGCGACCGCAGAAGCAGAAGCCGATTGTGGGTGATGCGCCTACTAGTGGGGAGAAGAGTGTGGCGGGCAGGAAGAAGATGCAGGATGGGAAGATTGTGGATAAGAAGCCGGCGACGGATAATGATGATGGTGTAGCCAAGGTGGGGAATGTCGCGTCGAAGACATCGAGTGCGTCGAAGGGGGACAGCGAGGAGACGGAGAGCGAGGAAGATCATGAGGTGGAGACGGAGTTGAACGATATTCTCAAGAAGGGGCCCATAATCGTCTTTTCAAAAAGTTACTGTCCCTTCAGCAAGAAGGCCAAG CACATCCTCCTCGACCTCTACACCATCTCCCCCAAACCCTACATCGTCGAACTCGACCAACACAAACTCGGCTCCGGCCTCCAAGACGCCCTCCTCAAATCCACCGGCCGGCGAACAGTCCCCAACGTCTTAATCAACGGCAAATCCATCGGCGGCGGCGATGACGTTCAGGCTTTAcatgacaatgacaaggtTATCGATACGATCAAGGCCATGGGCGGAAAGAGGATTGTGAGTGTTGAGAAGAATCAGGACGCTGAAAGTGGGGGGCATCGTGAGACGAGGGCGGAGGTGAAGTTTAAGGCGTGA
- a CDS encoding Translation initiation factor RLI1 produces MSDKLTRIAIVNSDKCKPKKCRQECKKSCPVVRTGKLCIEVDASSKIAFISERLCIGCGICPKKCPFDAINIINLPTNLETQVTHRYSANSFKLHRLPMPRPGQVLGLVGTNGIGKSTALKILAGKMKPNLGMYDNPPDWEEVLKKFRGSELQNYFTKVLEDDLKAVTKPQYVDQIPKAIKGTDRAVGHIISQRSQVDEARLDEITTELELKQVWDRDVDLLSGGELQRFAIAMVCVQKADVYMFDEPSSFLDVKQRLAAGRIIRSLLGPNSYVIVVEHDLSILDYLSDYICVLYGKPAVYGVVTAPFSVREGINIFLDGNIPTENLRFREESLTFRVGEAGEEYLADKNRAYGYPDMSCTMGSFNLTVKAGDFTDSEILVMMGENGTGKTTFCKMLAGALKPDDGKKIPPMNISMKPQKITPKFTGTVRQLFFKKIKAAFLSPQFQTDVYKPLKMDDFIDQEVQNLSGGELQRVAIVLALGIPADIYLIDEPSAYLDSEQRIIAARVIKRFIMHSKKTAFVVEHDFIMATYLADRVIVFDGQPSKKSRANTPESLLTGCNKFLKNLDVTFRRDPNTYRPRINKLDSQLDHEQKANGNYFFLEEES; encoded by the exons ATGTCGGACAAACTGACGCG TATCGCCATCGTCAACTCGGACAAGTGCAAGCCCAAGAAGTGCAGGCAAGAATGCAAGAAGTCATGTCCAGTCGTGCGGACGGGCAAGCTGTGCATCGAAGTTGACGCCTCCTCCAAGATCGCCTTCATTTCCGAACGACTATGCATTGGATGCGGTATCTGCCCCAAGAAGTGCCCGTTCGACGCCATCAACATCATCAACCTGCCCACCAACCTCGAGACTCAGGTCACCCACCGATACAGCGCCAACAGCTTCAAGCTTCACCGACTTCCAATGCCAAGGCCGGGACAGGTGCTGGGTCTGGTGGGGACGAACGGTATTGGAAAGAGTACAGCATTGAAGATCTTGGCTGGAAAGATGAAGCCAAACTTGGGCATGTACGACAACCCGCCGGACTGGGAAGAGGTGCTCAAGAAGTTCCGAGGATCTGAATTGCAGAACTACTTCACAAAGGTGCTGGAAGACGACTTGAAGGCTGTCACCAAGCCACAATATGTGGACCAGATCCCAAAGGCAATCAAGGGCACCGACAGGGCAGTCGGCCACATCATTAGCCAACGGTCTCAGGTGGACGAAGCACGACTCGACGAGATTACGACCGAGCTGGAGTTGAAGCAGGTCTGGGACCGTGATGTTGATCTCCTGTCTGGTGGAGAGCTGCAACGTTTTGCCATCGCCATGGTCTGCGTACAAAAAGCCGACGTCTACATGTTCGACGAGCCTTCTTCCTTTTTGGATGTCAAGCAACGTTTGGCCGCTGGTCGCATCATCCGCAGTCTCCTCGGGCCAAACTCATATGTCATCGTTGTTGAGCACGACTTGTCTATCCTGGACTACCTTTCAGATTATATCTGTGTACTCTACGGAAAGCCGGCCGTCTATGGTGTCGTCACCGCTCCTTTCTCCGTCCGTGAAGGTATCAACATCTTCCTCGACGGTAACATCCCAACCGAGAACTTGCGTTTCCGTGAGGAGTCCCTCACCTTCAGAGTCGGCGAGGCCGGCGAAGAGTATCTCGCCGACAAGAACCGTGCTTATGGATACCCCGACATGTCCTGCACAATGGGTAGCTTCAACCTGACCGTCAAGGCTGGTGACTTTACAGATTCTGAGATCCTGGTCATGATGGGAGAGAACGGTACTGGAAAGACCACTTTCTGTAAGATGCTTGCGGGCGCCCTGAAGCCTGACGACGGCAAGAAAATTCCCCCGATGAACATCAGCATGAAGCCACAGAAGATCACGCCCAAGTTCACTGGTACTGTGAGACAATTGTTCTTCAAGAAGATCAAGGCCGCGTTCTTGTCGCCACAGTTCCAGACCGACGTCTACAAGCCACTCAAGATGGATGACTTCATCGACCAGGAAGTGCAGAACTTGTCCGGTGGTGAACTGCAGCGTGTCGCCATCGTGCTTGCGCTCGGTATCCCAGCCGACATCTACCTGATCGATGAGCCGTCTGCCTACCTCGATTCCGAGCAACGTATCATCGCAGCCCGTGTCATCAAGCGATTCATCATGCACTCCAAGAAGACCGCCTTCGTCGTCGAGCACGATTTCATCATGGCCACTTATCTTGCAGACCGTGTCATTGTCTTCGATGGTCAACCATCCAAGAAGTCTCGCGCAAACACACCCGAGAGCTTGTTGACTGGCTGCAACAAATTCTTGAAGAACTTGGACGTCACTTTCCGTCGTGATCCAAACACGTACCGCCCACGTATCAACAAGCTCGACTCTCAGCTGGACCACGAGCAGAAGGCCAATGGTAACTACTTCTTCTTGGAGGAGGAGTCCTGA
- a CDS encoding Chromodomain helicase hrp3 — MASVPLLLPTHPPPSNDMPMTNGHADGVDSSLPRPSPQPTRDESELPDADDIPTHTISSHAAPQDEAHSDDDAIHDMATSSLDEDEDAPGEDDADFDETTPPPGQTDAMDHDRSSSESSSRPGKRKVDVDDEEYMKQNPELYGLRRSGRARPTRRVVDSSDEDDDDEDDVNNGRRRKRQRVAGSRAPSVPQVRESSRVASSAGSGSEDDTYGGERGRTFAKKHRQKMQAVASGSGTPQLSEVRFSSRRAAKVTNYNEAEDDLGLSEEDTEATPNHYYVEDNTPAIDVVLNHRLKEDAVESSNPEKHDYEFYIKWQGQAHYHATWHPWAELSSYKGFRRLENYFRKVVKAEFSLTHDPDAAIEDRERWNLDREAYLDSLNDYKQIERVIGARDGEEGTEYFVKWKGLFYDSCTWETETLVSHEAQTEIDRYLDRSAKLPFSDRNESNPNTRAAYKPFRSQPSYIKGGELREFQIHGLNFLAHHWCKGNNVILADEMGLGKTVQTCAFINWLRHDRRQQGPFIVVVPLSTMPAWADTFNNWTPDVNYVVYNGNEAARKIIREYELLVDGNTKKVKFNVLLTTYEYILADATFLSQLKWQFMAVDEAHRLKNRESQLYAKLLDFNAPSRLLITGTPMQNTLGELSALMDFLMPGKIHVEENIDLTSEHASRKLAELTDAISPYMIRRTKQKVENDLPPKTEKIIRVELSDVQLEYYKNILTRNYTALNAGAKAGKTSLLNIMMELKKASNHPFMFPNAEERLLAGSESRDDLLKAMITSSGKLMLLDQLLTKMKKDGHRVLIFSQMVKMLDILGDYLTLRGHQFQRLDGTIAAGPRRMAIDHFNAPDSQDFTFLLSTRAGGLGINLMTADTVILFDSDWNPQADLQAMARAHRIGQKKPVTIYRFVSKDTVEEEVLERARNKLMLEFITIQRGVTDKDARDLGERMNRVGASTAEPTSSDDISQILKKRGEKMFEQSGNQRKLEELDIDAVLENAEEHKTEQPEGMTTDGGEEFLRSFEYTDVKIDLEWDDIIPKHELDKIKEEERKKEEEQYLESVIEANQPRKRKAAGDDGREQRAAKKRARDMMPQPEEGDDDAEDSDPGADPKRPLGEKECRHLIRAYERFGAMAERQDEIIKEARLLGRDVDTVKNTLQDIIDTAIRMQKEHADHLLEVERSTNKAVTKKEKKAVLFDFRGVKRLNAQTLTERPEEMRMLRDCIAQVPDWRMFRVTEASKPASYTCEWGAKEDGMLCVGIAKHGYGAWVPIRDDPELGLTDKFYLEEHRVGAKEERTKGGEESKVAKSPGAVHLVRRANYLISVLKDKTSNGTNLQAKKALENHHRNNRKHLGQYHGRISTPGQSGSPAPDRRHKMHQSDIRNSMDRRGGQGSPNGHAGHRKSDSRHRMSEERRPGHHRNGSSPMVTNGASHRQLSESEQRIRKILDPISSALAKVNGATKKKIPDDDERLKMIKAGLLTIGNHINGQVRSNGQASMEDKMWDYVSEHYWPQSKSSDKRVSGRKLRDMYKKISGKDSAAAASKTTPVKPNPAPPAAASSSTNGSATITKSEAALDEPAKPATVTEPKEVKAENVAPPEVKAQSPEATTGIKPEMNAAAEAPANDAP, encoded by the exons ATGGCCT CGGTGCCTCTACTCCTACCCACCCATCCACCGCCATCTAACGACATGCCTATGACCAATGGTCACGCCGATGGGGTCGACTCGAGTCTACCGAGACCGTCACCTCAGCCCACACGCGACGAGAGCGAGCTACCTGACGCGGACGATATTCCTACCCACACCATATCATCACATGCCGCTCCACAAGACGAAGCACATTCGGATGACGATGCCATACATGACATGGCAACATCGTCACTTGATGAGGATGAAGACGCGCCCGGCGAGGACGACGCAGACTTTGACGAGACCACGCCTCCTCCCGGTCAGACCGATGCAATGGACCACGACAGATCATCGTCCGAGTCTAGTTCGAGGCCCGGGAAGCGGAAAGTCGATGTCGACGACGAGGAGTATATGAAGCAGAACCCAGAGCTCTATGGCCTGCGGAGAAGT GGCCGAGCACGACCTACACGTCGAGTG GTCGATAGTTCCGATGAAGATGACGATGATGAGGACGATGTTAACAACGGCAGAAGGCGGAAACGCCAAAGGGTCGCCGGCAGCAGAGCAC CTTCCGTTCCTCAAGTTCGAGAGTCCTCCCGAGTCGCTTCCTCAGCTGGTTCCGGGTCAGAAGATGACACCTACGGCGGTGAACGCGGCCGTACGTTCGCGAAGAAGCACAGACAAAAGATGCAAGCTGTCGCCTCCGGCAGTGGCACACCGCAGTTGAGCGAAGTGCGCTTCTCGTCAAGACGAGCTGCAAAGGTGACGAACTACAATGAGGCCGAAGACGATCTCGGCCTCAGCGAGGAGGACACCGAAGCCACACCCAATCACTACTATGTCGAGGACAACACGCCGGCTATTGACGTTGTGCTGAACCACCGGCTGAAGGAGGATGCGG TCGAATCGAGCAATCCTGAAAAGCACGACTACGAGTTCTAT ATCAAATGGCAAGGCCAAGCACACTATCACGCAACATGGCACCCATGGGCAGAGCTTTCCTCATATAAAGGCTTTCGACGACTGGAGAACTACTTTCGCAAGGTCGTCAAGGCCGAATTCAGCTTGACTCACGATCCGGATGCCGCAATAGAGGACCGAGAACGATGGAACCTCGATCGCGAAGCCTACCTCGACTCTCTCAACGATTACAAGCAGATTGAGCGTGTCATCGGAGCAAGAGACGGCGAAGAAGGCACCGAATATTTCGTCAAGTGGAAGGGCTTGTTCTACGACTCATGTACGTGGGAGACGGAGACACTCGTTAGCCACGAGGCGCAGACCGAGATCGATCGCTACCTTGACCGATCTGCGAAGCTGCCCTTCTCTGATCGTAACGAGTCCAACCCGAATACTCGTGCTGCCTACAAGCCTTTCAGGTCACAGCCGAGCTACATCAAAGGTGGTGAGCTCAGGGAGTTCCAGATCCATGGTCTGAACTTCTTGGCCCATCATTGGTGCAAAGGCAACAATGTCATCCTGGCAGACGAGATGGGTCTCGGCAAGACGGTGCAGACTTGTGCCTTTATCAACTGGCTGAGGCATGATCGGCGACAGCAAGGGCCATTCATCGTGGTCGTTCCGCTGTCCACCATGCCCGCATGGGCCGACACCTTCAACAACTGGACACCAGATGTCAACTATGTTGTCTACAACGGCAACGAGGCTGCTCGTAAGATCATACGCGAGTATGAGCTGCTGGTCGACGGCAACACGAAGAAGGTCAAGTTCAACGTCCTGCTCACAACGTACGAGTACATTCTGGCCGACGCCACCTTCCTGTCACAATTGAAGTGGCAATTCATGGCCGTGGACGAAGCCCATCGATTGAAGAACCGCGAATCACAACTTTACGCAAAGCTTCTGGACTTCAATGCTCCCAGCAGACTCCTCATCACTGGCACGCCCATGCAGAATACGCTTGGTGAGCTCTCCGCATTGATGGACTTTCTCATGCCTGGCAAGATCCACGTCGAAGAGAACATCGACTTGACCTCGGAACACGCCAGCAGAAAACTTGCCGAGCTCACTGATGCCATCTCGCCGTACATGATTCGACGCACCAAGCAAAAGGTCGAGAACGATCTGCCTCCCAAGACGGAGAAGATCATTCGTGTCGAGCTGTCCGATGTGCAGCTTGAGTACTACAAGAACATCCTCACACGCAACTACACAGCCCTCAATGCTGGTGCGAAAGCTGGAAAGACTTCCCTCCTCAACATCATGATGGAACTCAAGAAGGCCAGCAATCATCCTTTCATGTTCCCAAATGCTGAAGAGCGCCTACTGGCTGGCAGCGAGAGTCGAGACGATTTGCTCAAAGCAATGATCACTTCAAGTGGCAAGCTGATGCTTCTTGACCAGCTGCTCACGAAAATGAAGAAGGACGGTCACCGAGTCTTGATCTTCAGTCAGATGGTGAAGATGTTGGACATCCTCGGCGACTATCTCACCCTTCGTGGCCACCAATTTCAACGACTGGACGGCACCATCGCCGCCGGACCGAGGCGTATGGCCATCGATCATTTCAACGCACCTGACAGCCAGGACTTTACCTTCCTGCTATCGACTCGTGCTGGTGGTTTGGGCATCAACCTCATGACTGCTGACACTGTCATCCTGTTTGACTCTGATTGGAATCCGCAAGCCGATTTGCAAGCCATGGCTCGCGCTCATCGAATCGGTCAGAAGAAGCCTGTTACCATCTACCGCTTTGTGTCCAAGGACACCGTCGAGGAAGAAGTTCTTGAGCGCGCTCGCAACAAGCTCATGTTGGAGTTCATCACCATTCAACGAGGTGTGACCGACAAGGATGCTCGCGACCTTGGCGAACGCATGAATCGTGTTGGTGCTAGCACTGCGGAGCCGACATCGTCAGACGACATCTCTCAAATTCTCAAGAAGCGTGGTGAGAAGATGTTCGAACAGTCTGGAAACCAACGCAAGTTGGAGGAGCTTGACATCGACGCTGTTCTCGAGAACGCCGAGGAGCACAAGACCGAGCAGCCAGAAGGCATGACTACTGACGGTGGCGAAGAGTTCTTGCGCAGCTTTGAGTATACGGATGTCAAGATCGACCTTGAGTGGGACGACATCATCCCCAAGCACGAGCTCGACAAGATCAAAGAAGAGGAGCGCAAGAAGGAAGAAGAGCAGTATCTCGAAAGCGTCATCGAAGCCAACCAGCCTAGAAAGCGAAAGGCCGCCGGAGATGACGGTCGAGAACAACGAGCAGCGAAGAAGCGTGCTCGTGACATGATGCCGCAACCTGAGGAGGGTGATGATGATGCCGAAGACTCTGATCCCGGTGCTGACCCTAAGCGGCCACTAGGTGAGAAGGAATGCCGCCACCTCATCAGAGCCTATGAGCGATTCGGTGCCATGGCTGAAAGGCAAGATGAGATCATCAAAGAGGCTAGACTGCTCGGGCGAGATGTCGATACCGTGAAGAACACCCTCCAAGACATCATCGACACCGCGATCCGCATGCAGAAAGAGCATGCTGACCACTTGTTGGAGGTCGAGCGATCCACGAACAAGGCCGTGACgaagaaggagaagaaggcaGTACTGTTCGACTTCCGCGGCGTCAAGCGCCTGAATGCCCAAACCCTTACCGAGCGCCCGGAAGAAATGCGCATGCTACGCGACTGCATTGCTCAGGTGCCCGACTGGAGAATGTTCAGAGTCACTGAGGCGTCCAAGCCTGCGTCGTATACTTGCGAGTGGGGTGCTAAAGAAGACGGGATGCTCTGTGTTGGCATCGCGAAGCACGGCTATGGTGCATGGGTGCCTATTCGTGACGATCCCGAGCTCGGTCTTACTGACAAGTTCTACCTCGAAGAGCACCGCGTCGGTGCCAAGGAGGAGCGAACGAAGGgcggcgaagaaagcaaaGTGGCCAAGTCTCCAGGAGCCGTCCATCTGGTCCGTCGAGCGAACTACCTTATCAGCGTACTCAAAGACAAGACCAGCAACGGCACTAACCTGCAGGCCAAGAAGGCGCTCGAGAACCATCATCGAAACAACAGGAAGCATCTCGGTCAGTATCACGGACGTATTTCTACTCCAGGACAATCTGGAAGTCCTGCACCGGACAGACGCCATAAGATGCATCAGTCCGACATCCGCAACAGTATGGATCGTCGTGGCGGACAAGGTTCTCCGAATGGCCATGCTGGTCATCGCAAGTCGGACAGCAGACACCGAATGTCCGAGGAACGCAGACCGGGCCATCACCGTAACGGTAGCTCACCGATGGTGACGAACGGCGCCTCTCACAGGCAGCTGTCTGAGTCCGAGCAGCGTATCCGCAAGATCTTGGACCCAATCAGCAGCGCTCTCGCGAAGGTTAACGGAGCGACGAAGAAGAAGATTCCTGATGACGATGAGCGGCTGAAGATGATCAAAGCGGGCCTACTGACCATCGGCAACCATATCAATGGACAAGTGCGCAGCAACGGCCAAGCATCTATGGAAGACAAGATGTGGGACTATGTGTCTGAACACTACTGGCCTCAGTCCAAGTCGAGTGACAAGCGGGTGTCAGGTCGCAAGCTCCGAGACATGTACAAGAAGATTTCTGGCAAAGACAGCGCTGCGGCTGCGTCGAAGACTACCCCGGTCAAGCCCAACCCAGCTCCGCCTGCCGCGGCATCATCTTCGACCAACGGTAGCGCCACGATCACGAAGTCCGAGGCTGCGCTGGACGAACCAGCTAAGCCGGCAACAGTAACAGAGCCTAAGGAGGTCAAGGCAGAGAATGTTGCCCCGCCAGAAGTCAAGGCTCAGTCGCCAGAAGCTACGACTGGCATAAAGCCGGAGATGAATGCCGCAGCAGAGGCTCCAGCGAATGATGCGCCGTAG
- a CDS encoding U6 snRNA-associated Sm-like protein LSm8, producing the protein MSLNSYLNRKVCLILVDGRCMVGNLISCDNVTNLALENCVERIIRSPDEEEPSEEEPRGLFMVRGDNVVVCGLVDEELDGSIDWTKVKGSEIGTTKHV; encoded by the exons ATGTCTCTAAACAGCTACCTCAACA GGAAAGTATGCCTGATCCTCGTTGACGGCCGTTGCATGGTCGGCAACCTCATATCCTGTGATAATGTCACCAACCTCGCTCTGGAGAATTGCGTGGAGCGCATAATCAGATCGCCGGACGAGGAGGAGCCGAGTGAGGAGGAGCCCAGGGGGTTGTTTATGGTTCGGGGGGACAATGTGGTGGTGTGTGGGTTGGTGGATGAGGAGTTGGATGGGAGTATTGATTGGACGAAGGTCAAGGGCAGTGAGATTGGAACGACGAAGCATGTATGA